The Fimbriimonadia bacterium genomic sequence GGGGATGTCCTGACTCTTTGCCGGCCAGACGATGGCCGTGTGGTGTCCGGCTAGGCGGGTATCCAGCATCTCCTTGATCTGGCTTCGGACCGGGCCGTGACCACGAGCCTGAGAATCCTCGCGGGCAACGGTCTGCTCCGCGTCCTCGATCAACTTGGTGACATTCGGGTCCTTCTTGAAGCAGTACCGGACACCGTCGTAATGCAGGTACAGGCATGTGTTGCGAAGCTCGGATAAGACGGCGGTGGCCGTGATGTTGTCCAGGTCGGGGCCGACGCAGGCCGCAAGCAGTTCGTTTTCCGTAACGCCGGGCGGCAGTGTCTCGTCGTTGCCCGAGCCCTCTCGCCGGAGTCCGCCGAACGAGTAAAGAAGGATTGCCGTGGCGATACGCGTGGCTGGCTTCACGCTGGCAAGCGCGGGGGTCTCGCGCGCCATCCGGTCGTCGATGCGTTTTGCCCGGGCGTTTGGACCGTCGATGTCCGCCGTGATGACCGGGTCGTAGTCGTTCTGTACCCCGAGCTCTTTGAGCATCTTCACTCGGACATCCACGTCCTTCACCGGCACGTCTCCGGGCCCGAGAAGCGCCTTGGCCCCGCCGTTCTTCTTGAGGGAATGCATGCAGGAGGCAAGGAACCGCAGCGCGCCGCGTGTCCTCTGGAAGGCATCCACCGCGGTCCAGCGTTCCCTCATGATGTCAATGAGCGCAGGATGGAATGGATACGCCGCCCGCATCCGATCACGCAGCAGACGGCCTTCCTCCTCGGCCTGCTGGCGCTCGGAGGGGGTTTCGGCATGAGCCCGCTGCATGCCGGTCACGACGTCCTGATATGCCGTGGAAACTTCAGTTGCTGAGGAAGCGTCGGGAGCGCCGCCAAGAAGACGCCGCTGAAGGATCGGAAGGACCTCATCCCCTGAGACAGGTTCCCTAAGTTGGTCCACCCGAGATGCGAGTTTGTCGATCTCGGCAAGCAGTCCCACGTTGCCCAGGGCCTCCCTGGCGCTCCAGGTCAGGGAATAGACGAGCGCCGCCTTCTCGCTCCCGGCCACCTCGACGGTCAGGTTCTGGAAGAAATCCTTGGCCTGGCGCTGGAGCGTCGAATCAAGGACGCTGACCGCAGCGGAGCGCTCCATGTATTTGAGCACTTCGTCGAGGAGGATCAGAACCGGCCTGCCGCCAGCCCCCTTGGTGAGCAGATCGCGAATCACATCCCCGCCCGGGGCCACGCGATCCTTGTCGTGGTCGGCCACCAGGGGAAAGGCCTTTTCGGGGTCGATCTGCCAGGCGATCCAGCCCCACATGGTCTGGATCGTGCGGCCGTCTTCCAGCGTCTTGCCGTTACGGGCATCGAACTTCTCGCCGTCGAAAACCGCCACTGCCACATTGCCGGGCCGGGCGAATTCCTTAGCCTCAGGGATGCCGTCCAGCGCATCTCGCTTTCGCGCGGCATGGAACAGCGACGCCAGGGTGTGCGACTTTCCCCCGCCGAAAGGCACCCGGAGTTTCAATACCCGGTTGTAACCGGACTTGCCGGAAAGGGAGGCCAGCACTTCGTCCAGGAGCTTCCGCAGATCGGCCGTGAGATATGTCGCCCGGAAGAAGGCCTCCGGGTCCCGGTTGACCACGGGAACATTGGGATCATTGGCGGCGATGGCTCCGAGATCGATGGCGAACACCGCCTCGGTAAGCGCCCCCGCTTCCACATCAGGATGGAGCTTGACCAGGTCGGTCCAGGGACGAAAGTGGTGCGTGCTCATTGTCTGTCTCCATCGAATTGCATGCGCATCTGACCGGTTTTGGAATCTACATCCGACAGCCGTTGGTCGATGAGCGCCCGCCAGTTGGCGACGAGTTTCTTGAGCGCGGCGGATTCCGCCGGAGTGGTCGCCACAGCATGCTCGGGTCCGTCGTCCTTCCTGCCGGCCAACGCCGTTCCGGCCAAGGCTTGAGCCACCAGGCGCAGACGCTCCCGGTCCGGCCTCGCCTCGTCGAGGAAGTCATTCAGCTTGCGGGGTTCGTTTTCCACAAGCCAGAGGATACGATGCAGGGTATCAATAAGTGGGGCAGACGTGCCGTCATCCTTGGGCATGCCCAATTTTTCGTCGTCTCCCCGTTCGGCGAAATCTCGCAGCCGGTATTTGCCCTTCTTTTTTTCGACCAGCGCGCGGCTTCCGGACGAAAGGCCGTTCTGGCCGTCCAGCTCTACATTCTGGCCGTAGGTGAAAACGATGGCCTCGCCAGCGTCCATCTCGGCCGCCTTATAAGCGTAGCGCCAGAGCACGTAAAACCGGCTGGGCCCGTCCACCGCGGCAACGCCGCTTCCTGTTACCCCGAAGATCTTTTCGAGAAGCGTCTCCAGCACGACCCCTTCCACCTCGGCCAGAAACTTCTCGGCCGGGACCTCCTCGCCGTTTGCGTACTCCACGCGGGCAAATTTGGTGAAGGCGCGGAGCCCTGCACCTACCGCGGCAATGACCAGGTCCGCGCCGGTGATGCCCATCTTCCAGAGCGAATCGACCCGCTCTCGGACGATCTTATCGAGCTCGGACCGTACTTCGTCCTCATAAGAGCCGGTCAATGCACCTTCCCGTTTGCGGGCGACAAGGAAGATGCTGGAGGCGAGTGCCGCCGATGCGATTGCTCGAACTCGACCTGGTCGCTCAGTATCGAACGGCCAAGCTTCCGTGACGGTGAAGCCAGCCCTTCGAAGCGCGTCAACCAATGTAGCCCAGCCCAAAGTTGTCTTGTGGGCATATACAATCACCATCATGCCGTGCGCCTTCAGCACCCGGCATGATTCGCCGAAGGTCACTTCCATCATCGCTTCATATGCGCGTTTCGCTTTTCTTTTGTCGCCGTCATGACGAACCGCATCAGCCACTGCCTCAGCCTTCTTGGGCGTTCCTTCTGTCGAGAAGTGCTCTGAATACAGATGCCCCACAGTACGCTTGAGCCATACAAAAAAGAAGTCTGAGATGTCCGCGTATGGCACATTGTCGTAATAGGGAGGATCTGAAACAACGGCGTCGAGTGATCTATCTGGCCAAGGTAGATTCATCGCGGAACCGCGCACAACACTGGCCGGGCTCCCCGTGGCGGATAACGCATCGATCACGCCGATTATCCAGACAAGCGCGCCTTGCGGGGAACCAGATGCATCACCGAAAGGAGCGAGCTCAACAAAATCCCAAACAAGAGGAAGCCCTTTTTGCGCGAAAGTGCTCTTGATGAACTGCCCCCCAGACTCCCATACACAGACAGTACTATCGTAGTCAGCCTGACGGTCCAGGAGAATGCCTAAATAGCTTGCGACTGCTCGTGCCCGCTCGGCCTCACAACTCGAAGAAATCATCTCCGCATGGGCTTGGCGAACACATGACGCAAGCGTAAGCAGGTACAGCAATTGACGAGAAGTGAATAGGTCACCAAATGTGACAAGACCATACAAGGACGTCCAGTTACTATTCTTGGCGTCGGTCACTATCGGTTCGCTTGGTATCGAAAGCCCCGTGCGTGAACAAATATCCGCGATACGTTCTTGGATCGAACTCTCATCGGGCTGTGCTCCTCCCACGTCGTCGGCTGAAAGAAACACCTTTCCTCGATGCCCTGGTCTAATACATCCAATGGTCATGATTTGTTGCCCCATGCGCTTAGCGCATCCTTCGGTCTTGACGTAAGCGCTGTCGGCCACGGTGCCGCAAAACGGACATGTCGCATTACCGCCCTTCGAACCTGCGGCGGGGTCGAAACCAAGACCACGTTCGGATGTTGACTCCACGACTTCGAATCGAACGCGCTTTTCTCCCTTGGGAGCCACAAGCCTCAGGGCGACGTAGTTCTCCTTCTTCTTGCAAAGCCAGGTTTGTTTGGCCAATGGCACAGTAGCCCCGCACGAAGGGTTTTTGCAGCGGACGGTCCGCGTCCAGAGATAGGCAACCGGCATGAGGTATCCGGGAGGGATGCTTTCCTTGTCTGAAGATTGCCACATTTCTGACTGGACCGCCGGCCTGTTCCCTTTATATTTGGGATCGGGTATGAGCGGATACAAATCGCCGATCTCGGCCTTGACCTTCTCGAGCACCCAGTTCCCCCAGTACCGGACTTCCCCGGCCAACCCGCCCCAGGTCGTCTCACCCTTCGCATTCTTCGGCCCGGTCATGCCGCGCGCGCTCGGGTCGGGCTTTCCGTACTTCTGCGGATAGACCAAGGTGCAGAGTTGGATGATGTGCGCCACTGGGTTGAGGTCGAGGGCGTAAGCTTCACAACCCAGGCGTAGGGCTTCCAGAGGGATGGCCCCACCACCGGCGAACATGTCGAGCACCTTGGGACGAGGGGCGCGGCCTTCTTCGATGTCCTCGACGGTGACCTTCTTGCCGGTCTCTTCGGTCAGCCGCTCGGCGTGGGCTTCGAGAATATGCCGCTGGGCTTCCTTGATGACGGTAGGGCTGCCAGGATACTTACAGAGCCGCTCGATGAACTTGGCCGCATTGGCCCTGCCCAGACTCTGCTTCTTGTTGTCCGGCCCGTTCTCCGGGATGAACCGCGACGCCGGGACAAGCGCGCCATACACCGCGGCGCGACACGCCACCAAGGGCCGCCGCGCCCACCAGAGGTGAAGGGTCGAAATGTGCCCCTTGCGGACGGATTTCTCCCGCGACGCCTCGGCGCTGATGGCCTGGATCGGCAGAAAGTCTTCTATCAATCTACGGTCGTTCATAAGTTGTTCACCTCCGCTACTATTGCCGCCGCTTCAGCCTGGCTCAACCCGGAGATGCGTGTCACGCTTGGAACACCCATCTCGTTCAGAAACTGCGAGCGCGTCAGGCGCGCAACAGACCTTTGAGTCAAAGCCATCGCTTGGGCACCCGAATGCTGGGCGACGTGGGACGCGATGCAGCACGCCATAGCCCGGGTGACGGACACGTAAAACAGACGTCGCTGTTCAATGAGCAGCCCGGTGGCCTGCAAGGCCCTGAAGTTCGGCATGAGGCCTTGTTCCGCCCCCGGTATGAACACAACCTTCCCGCTGAGTCCTTTGGCTCCATGCATGGTCAGAATCCTGATGCGTTTCTGAACGGGTTCTTGAGTTTGAGGTTGTGCGCCACCAATTCGTTGATTTACCAAGTCAAGGATGGCCTGCTGATCGGATTCGCTGTCCGCCGCAAGAAACTGAAGAAGCTCCTCAAGTGTCATCTGGACCGGAAACGAGCCCATCAGGGTATTCCATATCGACAGGCTATTGGCAGCATCGCGCCCGGATGTGAACACCCGCGATGAGAGGATAGCCGTGATGTCGCCGCTCCGAGCGGCCAAGGTATCGCTCATGTTCCACGTTCTAATCGTTTGAACGGTTGCCATGACACGCTGAACTGCGGAGGGGCATCGCCCAGAAAACCACGTCGGGCATGCAGGGAGGTAAAAGAGTTGGCGAAAGTTCTGGTTGTTGGAAATGCAGGCATCCGCGACGCCCTTTGCCGTGGCGCTTCCGACACCGGAGAGAACCTCAAGCAGGTCCCGATGCGCCGGGTAGTCTTCTTCACCGGTTGAATTGTCCTTGGCGATCCGGAGAATCGAATAGACTGCCCTGATGGCCTCATATTCATTTGTGAGCGCCGCACCTCGCGGAGGATCATAGGGAAGACCGAGGTTGCCAAGTTCCTGGGCCAGCATGTCGAGTTGGACCCGACGATTGGATATCAAAATGAGAATTTCGTCTTCCCGCCCAGCCATGCCGGCGTTGATCAGCGCCTGACAAGATTGGGCAACGGCGCGAGCCTCCTCCTGTGCGGTCTGGAAAGACCAAACCATCATTACGGCCCTGAACTGGCGGCGTGGCAGCGCCATAGAGCGACGTAAGGTTCTTGGCAACTCGATTCGAGTTGTAGGTGATCAGTCGGCTGGCCGGGCCGAGAACTGCCGGAGTGCATCGGAAGCAGTCTGTCAACACATGTGTGGCGGATGCCGGGTAGGCGGTTTGAAACTGGACGATGCCGTCTGGATTGGCATGACGGAACGAATAGATACTCTGGTCGTCGTCTCCGGCGACAAACAAGACTGTATTGTTCGCAGACAACAAGCGCACGAATTCCTGGTCGCACGCATTAAGGTCCTGGAATTCGTCAACGATCAAATGGTCGATTTGCGGTAATTGATTTGGCTGCAATGCGCCTTGCTGAAGTGCGTCTACGCACTTGTAGATAACCTCGCCGGGAAGCACACAGCAATACAGGTTGGTCCGAGCCGGATGAAATGCGTTGAATCCTTGAACCTCGGCAGGAGTT encodes the following:
- a CDS encoding ATP-dependent helicase, coding for MLAQELGNLGLPYDPPRGAALTNEYEAIRAVYSILRIAKDNSTGEEDYPAHRDLLEVLSGVGSATAKGVADACISNNQNFRQLFYLPACPTWFSGRCPSAVQRVMATVQTIRTWNMSDTLAARSGDITAILSSRVFTSGRDAANSLSIWNTLMGSFPVQMTLEELLQFLAADSESDQQAILDLVNQRIGGAQPQTQEPVQKRIRILTMHGAKGLSGKVVFIPGAEQGLMPNFRALQATGLLIEQRRLFYVSVTRAMACCIASHVAQHSGAQAMALTQRSVARLTRSQFLNEMGVPSVTRISGLSQAEAAAIVAEVNNL
- a CDS encoding ATP-binding protein, which gives rise to MSTHHFRPWTDLVKLHPDVEAGALTEAVFAIDLGAIAANDPNVPVVNRDPEAFFRATYLTADLRKLLDEVLASLSGKSGYNRVLKLRVPFGGGKSHTLASLFHAARKRDALDGIPEAKEFARPGNVAVAVFDGEKFDARNGKTLEDGRTIQTMWGWIAWQIDPEKAFPLVADHDKDRVAPGGDVIRDLLTKGAGGRPVLILLDEVLKYMERSAAVSVLDSTLQRQAKDFFQNLTVEVAGSEKAALVYSLTWSAREALGNVGLLAEIDKLASRVDQLREPVSGDEVLPILQRRLLGGAPDASSATEVSTAYQDVVTGMQRAHAETPSERQQAEEEGRLLRDRMRAAYPFHPALIDIMRERWTAVDAFQRTRGALRFLASCMHSLKKNGGAKALLGPGDVPVKDVDVRVKMLKELGVQNDYDPVITADIDGPNARAKRIDDRMARETPALASVKPATRIATAILLYSFGGLRREGSGNDETLPPGVTENELLAACVGPDLDNITATAVLSELRNTCLYLHYDGVRYCFKKDPNVTKLIEDAEQTVAREDSQARGHGPVRSQIKEMLDTRLAGHHTAIVWPAKSQDIPDEDPRFLVAYLPLEFAAEGKSEQERQAKEYLTKYGDRPRRFRNGLGLAIPEKKQIEALRRAVRYLLAIDRVEAKKQQLRLTKDQLDQLRERKRTEQAAAESCFRELYTAAWLPRVQDGELEIEKVERGGRPLQATGVHERIMELLTSVGTPRIHGSVTPRKIAERVRLGERLSEGEPPLMGIKASDVLESFFRDIAPPRLESASVLRKGIARGVSESVFAYVSGGSPVLGPDGRYQINRDKVIFGRSIADDEVDFDSGFLMMPAAVPEAPAVQPAGVFPGDTGAPPPPSIREGPAGIDVATSTGPVTTGTDAAGRKKRVAFAFEATREQVFKAFPAIANLADKSDGGRVRIRVEGSSAAGFDPSWLRNAVDEPLDEADIERTAEE
- a CDS encoding DUF1156 domain-containing protein, producing the protein MNDRRLIEDFLPIQAISAEASREKSVRKGHISTLHLWWARRPLVACRAAVYGALVPASRFIPENGPDNKKQSLGRANAAKFIERLCKYPGSPTVIKEAQRHILEAHAERLTEETGKKVTVEDIEEGRAPRPKVLDMFAGGGAIPLEALRLGCEAYALDLNPVAHIIQLCTLVYPQKYGKPDPSARGMTGPKNAKGETTWGGLAGEVRYWGNWVLEKVKAEIGDLYPLIPDPKYKGNRPAVQSEMWQSSDKESIPPGYLMPVAYLWTRTVRCKNPSCGATVPLAKQTWLCKKKENYVALRLVAPKGEKRVRFEVVESTSERGLGFDPAAGSKGGNATCPFCGTVADSAYVKTEGCAKRMGQQIMTIGCIRPGHRGKVFLSADDVGGAQPDESSIQERIADICSRTGLSIPSEPIVTDAKNSNWTSLYGLVTFGDLFTSRQLLYLLTLASCVRQAHAEMISSSCEAERARAVASYLGILLDRQADYDSTVCVWESGGQFIKSTFAQKGLPLVWDFVELAPFGDASGSPQGALVWIIGVIDALSATGSPASVVRGSAMNLPWPDRSLDAVVSDPPYYDNVPYADISDFFFVWLKRTVGHLYSEHFSTEGTPKKAEAVADAVRHDGDKRKAKRAYEAMMEVTFGESCRVLKAHGMMVIVYAHKTTLGWATLVDALRRAGFTVTEAWPFDTERPGRVRAIASAALASSIFLVARKREGALTGSYEDEVRSELDKIVRERVDSLWKMGITGADLVIAAVGAGLRAFTKFARVEYANGEEVPAEKFLAEVEGVVLETLLEKIFGVTGSGVAAVDGPSRFYVLWRYAYKAAEMDAGEAIVFTYGQNVELDGQNGLSSGSRALVEKKKGKYRLRDFAERGDDEKLGMPKDDGTSAPLIDTLHRILWLVENEPRKLNDFLDEARPDRERLRLVAQALAGTALAGRKDDGPEHAVATTPAESAALKKLVANWRALIDQRLSDVDSKTGQMRMQFDGDRQ
- a CDS encoding ATP-dependent helicase, which encodes MGRSKGRCTTYPSTPIMLDDWEQTNVYDREFAGSLGCTPSRAAEIRLAHDAQWQTLNPQYVNQAQITPAEVQGFNAFHPARTNLYCCVLPGEVIYKCVDALQQGALQPNQLPQIDHLIVDEFQDLNACDQEFVRLLSANNTVLFVAGDDDQSIYSFRHANPDGIVQFQTAYPASATHVLTDCFRCTPAVLGPASRLITYNSNRVAKNLTSLYGAATPPVQGRNDGLVFPDRTGGGSRRCPILSGADQRRHGWAGRRNSHFDIQSSGPTRHAGPGTWQPRSSL